In one window of Saprospiraceae bacterium DNA:
- a CDS encoding aminotransferase class I/II-fold pyridoxal phosphate-dependent enzyme — protein sequence MINFFNDYLLKAQQRIAIVKQKCKYLLDKNEQTLDLNHNLKEQVLRELRNANWNRYPDSDHKDIESKIAEYCGLNQENILLSAGSASIITTLLNYFALNGKTLFITQPSYSLFDYHCKTYNINYQPWMLSSNLEYNYENIPNLGKNSVLIITSPNNPVGNTFDIKCLEHLLQLYPESMIIVDAVYCEFGNVDYTPLVKKFKNLIVLRSFSKAFPVAGLRLGYLCASREVTTAFRKLFLQYSISYFSLIFARNMLFTKEFLELSKSRIREIISEREKMFLGLNSDRFANSIKVYPSQGNFLLIQILGKNLFHKVTTDLLNNGIKVLDLSNVVQLDNTLRVSIGTREENKAFMNCIQKSLNAFYFANQEQFSLAS from the coding sequence ATGATAAATTTCTTTAATGATTATTTACTGAAGGCACAGCAACGAATAGCCATTGTCAAACAAAAATGCAAATATCTGCTGGATAAAAATGAGCAAACGCTGGACCTCAACCACAACTTGAAAGAACAAGTTTTAAGGGAGTTGAGAAATGCCAATTGGAATCGATATCCCGATTCCGATCATAAAGATATTGAATCAAAAATTGCAGAATATTGTGGACTGAACCAGGAGAATATTCTTTTAAGTGCCGGATCTGCAAGTATCATCACAACCTTATTGAATTATTTTGCTTTGAACGGGAAAACATTGTTCATCACACAGCCTTCTTATTCTTTATTCGATTATCATTGTAAAACCTACAATATCAATTATCAACCCTGGATGTTGAGTTCAAATCTTGAATATAACTATGAGAACATCCCCAATCTTGGAAAAAATTCTGTACTGATTATAACTTCTCCCAACAATCCGGTTGGAAATACATTTGATATAAAATGTCTGGAGCATCTTCTTCAACTTTATCCGGAATCCATGATTATTGTAGATGCAGTTTATTGCGAATTTGGTAATGTGGATTATACTCCGCTGGTAAAAAAATTCAAGAATCTTATTGTATTAAGATCCTTCAGCAAAGCCTTCCCGGTGGCCGGGTTGAGACTTGGTTATTTATGTGCCTCCAGAGAAGTTACTACTGCTTTTAGAAAATTATTCCTGCAATATTCTATTAGTTACTTTTCATTGATATTTGCCAGGAACATGTTGTTTACAAAAGAGTTTTTAGAACTTTCTAAAAGCCGGATACGTGAAATTATAAGTGAAAGAGAAAAAATGTTTCTAGGGCTGAATTCTGATCGATTTGCAAATTCCATAAAGGTCTATCCATCTCAAGGTAATTTCCTCTTAATTCAAATATTAGGTAAAAACTTATTCCATAAAGTAACAACCGATCTCCTTAACAATGGGATTAAAGTTTTGGATTTAAGTAATGTTGTGCAACTAGACAATACCCTGCGAGTCAGCATCGGTACCCGGGAAGAAAATAAGGCTTTTATGAATTGCATCCAGAAATCTTTGAATGCTTTTTACTTTGCAAATCAGGAACAATTTAGCCTGGCAAGTTAA
- a CDS encoding DoxX family protein: MNALLGLGKYLLALPMAGFGILHLMNANAMAGMAPFGGSITIYFTGLCLILFGVSVLIGKYDKLAAVLLAVMLILFIVLIHLNSAMAGDYGGMFKDLAIAGGALMYAQNLAKDKSIIG; this comes from the coding sequence ATGAACGCACTTTTAGGACTTGGCAAGTATTTACTGGCACTTCCCATGGCGGGTTTTGGGATCCTTCATTTAATGAACGCAAATGCTATGGCGGGTATGGCCCCATTCGGAGGCAGCATTACCATTTATTTTACCGGACTATGTCTGATCCTGTTTGGAGTCAGCGTCCTTATTGGTAAATACGATAAACTTGCTGCTGTACTGTTGGCGGTAATGCTTATTTTATTTATTGTACTCATCCATTTGAATTCAGCTATGGCAGGCGATTACGGTGGCATGTTCAAGGATCTGGCCATTGCGGGAGGTGCTTTGATGTATGCACAAAATCTCGCAAAAGATAAAAGCATCATCGGTTAG
- the clpX gene encoding ATP-dependent Clp protease ATP-binding subunit ClpX: MAKKKNNDPFDQICIFCGKPQSKVELMIQGDLASICSECVTQAYQIIEDTAKDGRKKAQSKQFQLPFGFSPRFIKEYLDLYIIGQEEAKKTLAIAVYNHYKRLSVESDGEVELEKSNVLFIGPTGTGKTLMAKSMAKLLDVPFAIVDATSFTEAGYVGEDVEGMLSRLLQSCDYNIAKAEKGIIYIDEIDKISRKGENPSITRDVSGEGVQQAMLKIIEGADVNVPPEGGRKHPEQSFLKVNTRDILFICGGAFDGIEKIIAKRMNAHVIGYNQTNERSELEKENWLRYVNHQDLKRFGLIPELLGRLPVLAYLDNLTRDILAKILVLPKNAIIKQYQKLFEMDGIQLEFKKEAIQMIADLAFENKLGARGLRTICETVLREAMFENTSLKSTGKLVVDADFIKSHIDLGQLKKSA; encoded by the coding sequence ATGGCCAAGAAAAAAAACAACGACCCATTTGATCAAATCTGCATCTTTTGTGGAAAACCTCAATCAAAAGTCGAATTGATGATTCAGGGTGACCTCGCTTCTATTTGCAGCGAATGTGTGACCCAGGCTTATCAGATTATCGAAGATACCGCAAAGGATGGTCGCAAAAAAGCGCAGTCCAAACAATTTCAGTTGCCCTTTGGCTTTTCACCCCGCTTTATCAAAGAGTATCTCGATCTTTATATCATAGGACAAGAGGAAGCAAAAAAAACTCTTGCTATTGCTGTTTATAACCATTACAAACGTCTGTCCGTTGAAAGCGACGGAGAAGTTGAGCTCGAAAAATCAAATGTACTTTTTATAGGTCCTACCGGAACGGGCAAGACGCTGATGGCCAAATCAATGGCTAAATTGCTGGATGTGCCATTCGCAATCGTTGACGCGACATCTTTTACGGAAGCCGGATATGTTGGTGAAGATGTTGAGGGCATGCTGAGTCGATTGCTTCAAAGTTGTGACTACAATATCGCCAAAGCAGAAAAAGGGATTATTTACATAGATGAAATCGACAAAATCTCACGCAAAGGAGAAAATCCATCAATTACACGCGATGTTTCGGGAGAAGGAGTTCAACAAGCCATGTTGAAAATTATAGAAGGCGCAGATGTCAATGTGCCTCCCGAAGGAGGGCGAAAACATCCCGAACAATCTTTTCTGAAGGTAAATACCCGCGACATTTTATTTATTTGCGGTGGGGCCTTTGACGGAATTGAAAAAATCATTGCAAAGCGGATGAATGCACACGTCATTGGTTACAACCAGACTAACGAACGATCGGAACTCGAAAAAGAAAATTGGTTGCGTTATGTAAATCATCAGGACCTGAAACGCTTCGGGCTCATCCCCGAATTATTGGGCAGGTTGCCGGTACTCGCTTATCTCGATAATCTTACCCGCGATATTCTGGCGAAGATTCTGGTTTTGCCAAAAAATGCCATAATCAAGCAATACCAGAAACTATTTGAAATGGATGGCATCCAGCTGGAATTTAAAAAAGAAGCGATTCAAATGATAGCTGATCTGGCCTTTGAAAATAAACTGGGCGCAAGGGGTCTTCGGACGATCTGCGAAACCGTGCTTAGAGAAGCTATGTTTGAAAACACCAGTTTAAAATCTACAGGAAAATTGGTTGTGGATGCGGATTTTATCAAAAGCCATATTGATCTGGGACAATTGAAAAAGTCAGCCTGA
- a CDS encoding bifunctional (p)ppGpp synthetase/guanosine-3',5'-bis(diphosphate) 3'-pyrophosphohydrolase, which produces MQSAAPMNEVHPAQQEIDQRLIRASYRRLLRALSKHALADDDRLEIRKAFELALDAHGSQRRKSGEPYITHPLEVARICYEEMGLGPTAVIGALLHDTVEDTPVELKDIHKQFGPKIAKIVDGLTKLDGLYNVESPQAENFKKVLSTLLDDVRVILIKMADRLHNLRTIDIMSRTKQLKIAAETSYIYAPLAHRLGLYNIKSEFMDLCLKITEPELYTGIIDKLKQTQKDRNKFINDFIRPLKNELDQLLIPYKIYGRPKAISSIANKLKTKKVAFEEIYDLFAVRIVLDVPPEKEKSACWLVYSIVTDVHRPIPERLKDWITTPKSNGYESLHTTVIGPGGRYVEVQIRSRRMDEIAEKGFAAHWKYKEVGSMQNVYDHWFDSIRDVLETPHNDAIEFLNDFKSNLYGEEVYIYTPKGEMRVLPKGATVLDFAFSIHTDVGSHATGFKVNNKLVPMGQPLESGDQVQVLVNKNQKPTEDWLKLVVTGKARSRIRAALKEEQKKLADIGKEILDRKLKNNKLESEDNLDVLVKVLGFKTRIDLYQAIGEEKIDVTESLKSFDIDKGKLAERKSETPEPKEFQQKSLFTESQGSEGILINGEPGRQYHYSLAHCCNPLHGDEIFAYVTASSGVRIHRSNCPNAEHMMVNHGYRILKAEWSDMVSDTFNAVLQVQGIDDGPGVIERLTHHISTKLGVNITSFSIEGHQGTFEGRIGLIVNNKAHLNLIIKALTQLPGISSVQRIDAVKEV; this is translated from the coding sequence ATGCAGTCCGCAGCTCCCATGAATGAGGTCCATCCTGCTCAACAGGAGATAGACCAAAGGCTGATACGTGCCTCGTACAGAAGGTTATTGCGTGCACTGAGTAAACATGCCCTGGCAGATGATGACCGGCTTGAAATCAGGAAAGCATTTGAACTGGCATTAGATGCACATGGATCCCAGCGCCGGAAGTCGGGGGAACCTTACATTACCCACCCGCTCGAAGTTGCCAGGATTTGTTACGAAGAGATGGGTTTGGGTCCGACAGCCGTTATCGGGGCTTTGTTGCACGACACCGTCGAAGACACACCGGTCGAACTCAAAGATATCCACAAGCAATTTGGTCCTAAAATCGCAAAAATTGTAGACGGACTTACCAAACTCGATGGCCTCTATAATGTCGAGAGTCCTCAGGCGGAAAATTTTAAAAAAGTATTATCGACTTTGCTCGATGACGTTAGGGTCATCCTTATTAAAATGGCCGACCGACTGCACAATTTAAGAACCATCGACATTATGTCGAGAACAAAACAGCTAAAAATTGCTGCAGAAACCAGTTACATCTATGCCCCTTTGGCTCACAGGTTGGGTCTTTACAATATCAAATCCGAGTTCATGGATCTGTGCCTTAAAATCACAGAACCCGAATTGTATACCGGGATCATCGACAAACTTAAACAAACACAAAAGGACCGGAATAAATTTATCAATGATTTTATCAGGCCATTGAAAAATGAGTTGGATCAGCTTTTGATTCCTTACAAAATTTATGGCCGGCCTAAAGCTATATCTTCCATTGCCAATAAACTAAAAACCAAAAAGGTTGCCTTCGAAGAAATCTACGACCTATTCGCTGTGCGAATAGTTCTTGACGTCCCACCGGAAAAAGAAAAATCGGCATGCTGGTTGGTTTATTCAATAGTGACGGATGTACACCGTCCGATCCCGGAACGTTTGAAAGACTGGATCACTACTCCGAAGTCAAATGGATATGAATCTTTGCATACCACCGTGATTGGCCCGGGAGGCCGGTATGTAGAGGTGCAGATCCGTTCGAGAAGGATGGATGAGATTGCGGAAAAAGGTTTTGCTGCGCATTGGAAATACAAAGAAGTAGGCAGTATGCAAAATGTCTATGACCATTGGTTTGACAGCATCCGCGATGTTCTGGAAACTCCTCACAACGATGCCATTGAGTTTTTAAACGACTTCAAATCAAATCTGTACGGTGAGGAAGTTTACATCTACACACCCAAGGGAGAAATGCGGGTTCTGCCTAAAGGTGCAACGGTTTTGGATTTTGCATTTAGCATTCATACAGATGTAGGTTCACATGCTACGGGTTTTAAAGTAAATAATAAACTGGTACCGATGGGTCAACCCCTGGAAAGTGGTGATCAGGTTCAGGTATTGGTTAATAAAAATCAAAAGCCAACTGAAGATTGGCTCAAGTTGGTTGTTACAGGGAAAGCGAGGTCCCGAATCAGAGCTGCACTCAAGGAAGAGCAAAAAAAATTGGCAGACATCGGAAAAGAAATTCTCGATCGAAAATTAAAAAACAACAAACTTGAATCAGAGGACAATTTAGATGTATTGGTCAAAGTGCTCGGATTTAAAACGAGGATTGATCTTTACCAGGCGATTGGCGAAGAAAAAATTGATGTCACAGAAAGTCTGAAAAGTTTCGACATCGACAAAGGTAAACTGGCAGAACGAAAATCAGAAACGCCGGAACCTAAAGAATTTCAACAAAAGTCTCTTTTTACCGAAAGTCAAGGTTCCGAAGGAATTCTGATCAATGGCGAGCCCGGCAGGCAATATCACTACAGCCTTGCACATTGCTGCAATCCCTTACATGGCGATGAAATATTTGCATATGTAACCGCTAGCAGCGGAGTGAGAATTCATCGCTCCAATTGTCCGAATGCAGAACACATGATGGTCAATCACGGTTATCGCATTTTAAAAGCCGAATGGTCAGATATGGTGTCAGATACCTTCAATGCCGTATTGCAGGTCCAGGGAATTGACGATGGTCCGGGAGTTATCGAAAGACTGACGCATCATATTTCGACAAAATTGGGGGTAAACATCACCTCTTTTAGTATTGAAGGACATCAGGGTACTTTTGAAGGGCGAATAGGTTTGATCGTAAACAACAAAGCCCACTTGAATCTTATTATCAAGGCGCTTACTCAGCTGCCGGGGATCAGTTCGGTTCAGCGAATTGATGCAGTAAAAGAAGTTTGA
- a CDS encoding ATP-dependent Clp protease proteolytic subunit, translating to MFSQDEFKKYAVKHMGMSSMHLDKYMESTISTIKGFTPTVIEERQLNVVGMDVFSRLMMDRIIFMGVPINDYVANVIQAQLLFLDSADPKRDIQMYINSPGGSVIDGLGIYDTMQYVNPDVATICTGLAASMGAVLLSAGTKGKRTCLKHSRVMIHQPSGGMQGQFSDMEISYKLIKAMKSELYEVLAHHTGQDPARIEEDCDRDNWMTADEAKTYGLVDEVLIRTKAL from the coding sequence ATGTTTTCACAAGATGAGTTCAAGAAATATGCAGTGAAGCACATGGGTATGTCTTCCATGCATTTAGACAAATACATGGAGTCCACAATATCGACAATCAAAGGATTTACCCCAACCGTTATTGAAGAGCGTCAGTTAAATGTCGTTGGGATGGATGTATTCAGCAGATTGATGATGGACCGGATTATTTTTATGGGAGTACCCATCAACGATTATGTTGCCAATGTCATCCAGGCTCAATTGTTGTTTCTGGATTCTGCAGACCCAAAACGCGATATCCAAATGTACATCAACAGTCCGGGAGGATCTGTAATCGACGGACTTGGAATTTACGATACCATGCAATATGTAAATCCAGATGTGGCGACGATCTGTACAGGACTCGCGGCATCCATGGGCGCAGTTCTGCTGAGTGCCGGTACTAAAGGAAAAAGAACCTGTCTCAAACACAGCAGGGTTATGATCCACCAGCCATCTGGCGGAATGCAGGGTCAGTTTAGTGACATGGAAATTTCTTACAAATTGATCAAGGCCATGAAATCCGAATTATACGAAGTACTCGCTCATCATACAGGCCAGGATCCTGCACGCATCGAAGAAGATTGCGACCGTGACAACTGGATGACTGCCGATGAAGCAAAGACTTATGGTTTGGTCGATGAGGTGTTAATCCGCACCAAAGCCCTTTAA
- a CDS encoding response regulator transcription factor yields MIKAIIIDDEKNCIEMLEWLLKNYCPTVQVMATCSSGESGIDAITRLDPQLVFLDIEMPKMNGFDLLEQLNEIHFEVVFTTAYDNFAIRAFKYAALNYLLKPIDPDELQATIRRMDEKLTTPSREQMDLLFQNLLHPKTQVERIALSTDEGLVFVQTTNICYCKAESNYTFVVLADGKRILVAKTLKEIDETLSGKDFFRVHNSYLVNINHIQKFVRGDGGYIVMPDKTEITISRSKKDEFFQLFAKF; encoded by the coding sequence ATGATAAAAGCAATTATTATCGATGATGAAAAGAATTGTATTGAAATGCTGGAATGGCTATTGAAGAACTATTGCCCTACAGTTCAGGTTATGGCCACTTGCAGTTCAGGAGAATCAGGGATCGATGCCATAACGCGTCTCGATCCTCAATTGGTATTTCTCGATATTGAGATGCCTAAAATGAACGGTTTTGATTTACTCGAACAATTAAATGAAATTCATTTTGAAGTAGTCTTTACGACGGCATACGATAATTTTGCCATCAGGGCATTTAAATATGCAGCGTTAAACTATTTGCTCAAGCCCATTGACCCCGATGAGTTACAGGCAACCATCCGGAGAATGGATGAGAAATTAACCACTCCTTCAAGGGAACAAATGGATTTACTTTTTCAAAACCTTCTCCATCCTAAAACCCAGGTCGAACGCATAGCACTGTCAACAGATGAAGGACTGGTATTTGTCCAGACTACGAATATTTGCTATTGTAAAGCCGAAAGTAATTACACTTTTGTAGTTTTAGCTGATGGGAAGAGGATATTGGTTGCCAAAACCCTCAAAGAAATTGATGAAACACTGTCGGGAAAGGACTTTTTCCGTGTACATAATTCTTATCTGGTGAATATCAATCACATACAGAAGTTTGTGAGGGGGGATGGAGGCTATATTGTTATGCCCGATAAAACAGAAATAACCATCTCCCGGAGTAAAAAAGACGAGTTTTTCCAATTGTTTGCAAAATTCTGA
- a CDS encoding enoyl-CoA hydratase/isomerase family protein — protein MIISNHQSDKTSASPFVLATGSENQNTPGAALSFNEIHSSCESVHYHVSSNCAYITIDRPEKMNSLNRSMLLGIAGYLDQAESDPEVRVVVLHGNEKAFCTGQDLGELLCEDPPTVEELLRDYHDPVVQKISSCTKPVVAAVNGVAAGAGAVFAMACDLVVASDKASFIFGFSQIGLTSGSGGSYFLTRKVGAQKATALLMLGEKINATEAERIGMIYKVIPQDVFDVELGNLTSKMAQLPAISLSLTKQLISIASENDLNTQILMERRTKCEAGKSSDFAEGVEAFITKRKPVFNQTSNVHKPGTHIKRIKLNTQLKQNQFFMQA, from the coding sequence ATGATCATTTCCAATCATCAATCTGACAAAACATCGGCATCCCCTTTTGTTCTGGCAACGGGTAGTGAAAACCAGAATACTCCCGGTGCTGCTTTAAGCTTCAATGAAATACACAGTTCTTGTGAATCCGTGCACTACCATGTAAGCAGCAATTGTGCCTACATCACGATCGACAGACCTGAAAAAATGAATTCATTAAACAGATCAATGCTGCTTGGAATAGCCGGATACCTTGATCAGGCAGAAAGCGATCCCGAAGTCAGGGTTGTAGTTCTTCATGGTAATGAAAAAGCATTTTGCACCGGTCAAGATCTGGGAGAATTGCTTTGTGAAGACCCGCCAACTGTGGAAGAACTACTTCGGGACTACCATGATCCAGTCGTTCAAAAAATCTCTTCTTGCACTAAACCGGTAGTTGCTGCCGTAAACGGCGTTGCGGCAGGTGCAGGTGCTGTGTTTGCAATGGCATGTGACCTGGTTGTTGCCAGCGATAAAGCTTCTTTCATTTTTGGGTTTTCACAAATCGGCCTTACATCAGGCAGCGGGGGAAGTTATTTTCTCACGAGGAAAGTTGGTGCCCAAAAGGCAACCGCGTTGCTTATGTTAGGAGAAAAAATAAATGCGACCGAAGCTGAGCGCATAGGTATGATCTATAAAGTAATTCCTCAGGATGTTTTTGATGTTGAATTAGGGAATTTAACTTCAAAAATGGCCCAACTGCCGGCTATCAGTTTGTCACTTACCAAACAACTTATTTCCATTGCTTCCGAGAATGATCTCAATACTCAAATTTTAATGGAACGTCGCACAAAATGTGAAGCTGGCAAAAGTTCTGATTTCGCTGAAGGTGTTGAAGCTTTTATAACAAAAAGAAAACCCGTTTTCAACCAAACCAGCAATGTTCACAAACCAGGAACGCATATTAAAAGAATTAAGCTGAACACTCAGTTAAAGCAGAATCAATTTTTTATGCAAGCCTAA
- a CDS encoding histidine kinase, whose product MLQNLFRTPFASGISKFYALTFCFIFQISGQCQNLHDVRFEYLGDDCGISNPSISSFQQDKFGFLWIGTGDGLNRYDGRNFKIFKNIVGDSTSLIEDFNQFLTVDQEGDLWVSYRGKGISKFDNNCQCFKNIYNIAEQNPELFNNGFIILRIDKDSIIWIGGTGNGLNMFDLKSRKIKHWDLPGVDKRYKGVEKGNANSIYKIYSEEGNLFWLATGIGLFTFDKSNQTFVHKSEDLIDTSRQRHDYLSSMVPEGKEGLWLSSYGGSIFYYDIEKKEFSKYKSKVLVGNKEIEYAIYSIQRKSNFELWVIIASRGIGIFNTVTKSFHFHDEHHLQDPNFHLNSVYMLYTIPDGVVFGAVPGGLIKYNPHSKIFNFKELKIQNSQYSNQFHFSRIIEYEQSLLFGTQFGNGLNVLNLENGELLNFPIDYQQVPGEKFMKVKDVVIDPDKRIWVIGNTDLYEYKYVEKRLDKIEKIFQKIEEDSGYVVSRIIKDTDGVMWALTHQGGIHIFNPIQKKMSLRLNHLHNEYNFPWKVINFVSGPKGKIWLGTSNGIFYFDKSKKLTISVENDVYKEFISKGYFSVATDTVGDLWITIIHEGLMHISYANDKFHVRVFNRENGLPASNVYSVCVDHLGILWFSTIKGIYTFNPEHRYIRNYTRSDGMDPDYFSVRFFPASNGSMYLAIPGKYSRVNYERLQRKADVPVVYIEKFTIQNREQLVPFSENLHYQLKPNENLFSVEFSCVNFENQNNHRFAYMLEGWDDNWVFSGTRRYASYSNLDGGHYKFKVKVDGGSGVWSEISTVSVFIDSPFYKKSWFIFSVVMFFTGLIFLLYRIRISQIEATEKIKTEFNRQLIESRMEALRAQMNPHFIFNSLNSINRYIIKSDVKTSSLYLTRFAKLMRLILDNSEQKKVLLANELEALKLYIEMEAFRFDHKFSYEVHVEADVDVDNVEIPPLIIQPYVENAIWHGLLPKESNGHLTIQVKMTDAHLVVVIDDNGIGRKKAGEFKSINSPTRKSLGMKLTEERLKMAKDHFNSGGSQEIIDKYDAMGNPCGTKVILTIPI is encoded by the coding sequence GTGCTGCAAAATTTATTTAGGACTCCATTTGCATCTGGAATTTCTAAGTTTTACGCGCTAACATTTTGCTTTATTTTTCAAATTTCTGGCCAATGTCAAAACCTACACGATGTCAGATTTGAATATTTAGGTGACGACTGTGGTATCTCAAATCCATCCATCAGTAGTTTTCAGCAAGATAAATTTGGTTTTTTGTGGATTGGTACCGGCGATGGTCTAAATCGATACGATGGTCGAAATTTTAAAATCTTTAAGAACATCGTAGGAGATTCCACTTCTCTGATTGAAGATTTTAATCAATTTCTGACGGTGGATCAGGAAGGTGATTTGTGGGTTAGTTATAGAGGAAAGGGAATTAGTAAATTTGATAACAACTGTCAGTGTTTCAAAAATATTTACAATATAGCAGAACAAAATCCCGAACTATTCAATAATGGGTTTATTATTCTTAGGATTGACAAAGACAGTATAATTTGGATAGGGGGTACTGGAAATGGCTTGAATATGTTTGATCTTAAATCGCGTAAGATTAAGCATTGGGATCTGCCTGGAGTTGATAAGCGATATAAAGGAGTTGAAAAGGGTAATGCCAATTCTATATATAAAATCTATTCCGAAGAGGGTAATTTATTTTGGCTCGCAACAGGCATTGGCTTGTTTACATTTGATAAAAGCAATCAGACGTTTGTGCATAAATCGGAAGATTTAATCGATACGTCCAGGCAAAGGCATGATTACTTAAGTTCTATGGTGCCGGAAGGAAAGGAGGGATTGTGGCTTTCGTCTTATGGTGGAAGCATATTTTATTATGACATTGAAAAGAAAGAATTTAGTAAATACAAATCAAAGGTTTTAGTTGGAAATAAAGAAATTGAATATGCCATTTATTCAATTCAACGGAAGAGTAATTTTGAATTATGGGTAATTATAGCTTCCAGGGGGATTGGGATTTTCAATACTGTAACTAAAAGTTTTCATTTTCATGATGAGCATCACTTGCAAGATCCTAACTTTCATCTCAATTCAGTTTACATGTTGTATACAATTCCGGATGGTGTTGTTTTTGGTGCTGTTCCGGGAGGACTTATAAAATACAATCCGCATTCAAAAATTTTCAACTTTAAGGAGTTAAAAATTCAAAACAGCCAATATTCGAATCAATTTCACTTTTCAAGAATTATTGAATACGAACAATCCTTATTATTTGGTACTCAGTTTGGAAACGGTTTAAATGTGTTAAATCTGGAAAACGGAGAATTGCTGAATTTTCCTATTGACTACCAACAGGTGCCTGGCGAGAAGTTTATGAAAGTAAAAGATGTAGTAATTGATCCTGATAAAAGAATCTGGGTAATAGGGAATACGGATTTATATGAGTACAAATATGTTGAAAAAAGACTGGATAAAATTGAGAAAATATTTCAGAAGATTGAAGAAGATAGTGGTTATGTTGTCAGTCGGATTATCAAAGATACAGATGGGGTCATGTGGGCGCTTACACATCAGGGAGGGATCCATATTTTTAATCCCATTCAAAAGAAGATGTCTTTGCGACTGAATCATTTGCATAATGAATATAATTTTCCATGGAAAGTAATCAACTTTGTTTCTGGTCCGAAGGGAAAAATATGGTTAGGTACCAGTAATGGAATTTTTTATTTTGATAAATCTAAGAAGCTTACCATCAGCGTCGAAAATGATGTGTATAAGGAATTTATTTCTAAGGGTTATTTTTCTGTGGCTACAGATACCGTTGGAGATTTGTGGATAACTATTATTCACGAAGGCCTTATGCATATAAGTTATGCCAATGACAAATTTCATGTTCGTGTCTTTAATCGAGAAAATGGGTTGCCAGCATCAAATGTGTATTCTGTTTGCGTTGATCACCTGGGTATATTATGGTTTTCTACTATAAAGGGAATTTATACATTTAACCCTGAACACCGATATATCAGAAATTATACGCGTTCTGATGGAATGGATCCTGACTATTTTTCAGTGCGATTTTTTCCAGCTTCGAATGGATCTATGTATCTGGCAATTCCCGGGAAATATTCAAGAGTGAATTATGAGAGATTACAAAGAAAAGCAGATGTTCCAGTTGTTTATATTGAAAAATTTACAATTCAAAATAGAGAGCAATTGGTGCCATTTTCAGAAAATTTGCATTATCAGTTAAAACCAAATGAAAATCTATTTTCAGTTGAATTTTCTTGTGTTAATTTCGAAAATCAAAATAATCATCGATTTGCTTACATGTTGGAGGGTTGGGATGATAATTGGGTATTTAGTGGAACCAGGCGATATGCAAGTTATAGTAATTTGGATGGAGGGCATTATAAATTTAAAGTGAAAGTGGATGGGGGTTCCGGAGTTTGGAGTGAGATTTCTACAGTTTCGGTTTTTATAGATTCACCATTTTATAAGAAATCCTGGTTTATATTCTCCGTGGTTATGTTTTTTACCGGACTTATATTTTTGCTTTATCGGATTAGAATAAGTCAGATTGAAGCAACGGAAAAAATCAAAACTGAATTTAACCGACAGTTAATTGAGTCTCGGATGGAGGCCCTAAGGGCTCAGATGAATCCGCATTTTATTTTCAACTCCCTGAATTCGATCAACAGATACATCATCAAAAGCGATGTAAAAACTTCATCGCTATATCTGACTCGTTTTGCCAAACTGATGCGGCTAATTCTCGATAATTCGGAACAAAAGAAAGTGTTGTTGGCAAATGAGTTGGAAGCACTAAAACTATATATCGAAATGGAGGCGTTTCGCTTTGATCATAAATTTAGTTACGAAGTTCATGTAGAAGCGGATGTCGATGTTGATAATGTTGAAATCCCTCCGTTGATTATTCAGCCTTATGTAGAGAATGCTATCTGGCACGGGCTCTTGCCGAAGGAGTCTAACGGGCATCTGACCATTCAAGTTAAAATGACAGATGCGCATTTAGTAGTTGTTATTGACGATAATGGGATCGGGAGAAAAAAGGCAGGAGAGTTTAAAAGTATAAACAGCCCAACAAGAAAGTCTCTTGGAATGAAGCTCACTGAAGAGCGACTAAAAATGGCGAAGGACCATTTCAATAGCGGGGGATCACAGGAGATCATTGATAAATATGACGCGATGGGGAATCCATGCGGAACTAAAGTCATTTTAACCATACCAATTTAA